In Pseudomonas sp. MTM4, one genomic interval encodes:
- a CDS encoding substrate-binding domain-containing protein, translating into MALFTSARAIGKRVLCLAFLALFCASPLSVNGAVPALPAKDQPVLSIHGSNTVGAKLAPMLIAGLFEAQGLQSIKIASTKENEQRISAIDSKTGRTLHALVAAHGTGTGFAGLGNGSADLAAASRPIKDSEYDSLASLGNLRSAQSEQIIAIDGLAIIVHPNNRIASLSVAQVAGLFAGEIRNWRELGGDDLTVELHARDDQSGTYDTFKELVLGTQNKTLAGSALRYESNDQLSQTVISRPGAIGFVGLASVGSAKALAIADGDSEPMLPSTALVATEDYPLSRRLFLYAKPTAQSDWTRAYLDFAHSAAGQAIVEKAGYVAQAITAIKLPAQPDMPQLYQDLANDARRLTVNFRFDEGSARLDNKAQRDIGRLIDYLQRADKQMNAAVLVGFGDARGDSARTELLSKLRAMAVRRELARGGILVKDINGLGDQLPVASNTPSGRVKNRRVEVWLY; encoded by the coding sequence ATGGCACTTTTTACGTCCGCACGCGCCATTGGGAAACGGGTGCTATGCCTGGCGTTTCTCGCCCTGTTCTGTGCATCTCCCCTCTCGGTAAACGGAGCCGTGCCTGCGTTACCTGCAAAGGATCAGCCGGTACTGAGCATCCATGGGTCGAACACCGTCGGCGCCAAATTAGCGCCCATGTTGATCGCCGGTCTGTTCGAAGCACAGGGACTGCAATCGATAAAGATCGCTTCCACCAAGGAAAACGAGCAGAGGATAAGCGCAATCGACAGCAAAACCGGCCGCACGCTGCACGCCTTGGTTGCCGCTCACGGCACAGGCACAGGCTTTGCTGGACTTGGAAACGGTTCCGCCGATCTTGCCGCCGCATCGCGCCCCATCAAGGACAGCGAATACGACAGCCTGGCCAGCCTCGGTAACCTGCGCAGCGCACAGTCCGAGCAGATAATCGCCATCGACGGTTTGGCGATCATCGTCCATCCGAACAACCGAATCGCCTCGCTCAGCGTCGCGCAAGTCGCCGGCCTGTTCGCTGGCGAGATTCGCAACTGGCGCGAGCTGGGCGGCGATGATCTGACCGTTGAACTGCATGCGCGCGACGATCAGTCCGGCACCTATGACACCTTCAAGGAACTGGTACTCGGCACTCAGAACAAGACGCTCGCCGGCAGTGCCTTGCGTTATGAATCCAATGACCAGCTTTCCCAAACGGTCATCAGCCGCCCTGGTGCTATCGGCTTCGTGGGCCTCGCTTCGGTGGGGAGCGCCAAGGCGCTGGCGATTGCCGACGGCGACTCGGAGCCCATGCTTCCGTCCACCGCGTTGGTCGCGACCGAAGACTATCCGCTGTCGCGCCGTCTGTTCCTCTATGCCAAGCCTACTGCCCAGTCGGACTGGACACGGGCCTATCTCGACTTTGCCCATAGCGCCGCCGGGCAGGCCATCGTCGAAAAGGCCGGCTACGTCGCGCAGGCAATCACTGCGATAAAGCTGCCGGCCCAACCCGACATGCCACAGCTTTACCAAGACCTGGCCAACGATGCCCGGCGGCTGACCGTCAACTTTCGTTTCGACGAGGGCAGCGCACGGCTGGATAACAAGGCTCAACGTGATATCGGACGCTTGATCGATTATCTCCAGCGTGCTGACAAACAGATGAACGCCGCGGTGCTGGTGGGCTTCGGCGATGCGCGAGGGGACTCGGCGCGTACCGAGCTGCTGTCCAAACTCCGCGCGATGGCGGTGCGTCGCGAGTTAGCGCGTGGTGGAATTCTGGTTAAAGATATCAATGGGTTGGGTGATCAACTTCCAGTGGCTTCTAATACCCCGTCAGGCCGGGTCAAGAACAGGCGCGTAGAGGTCTGGCTTTACTGA
- a CDS encoding sodium:alanine symporter family protein, which yields MEFLQNLVNSVNGLVWGPPMLVLILGTGFFLMVMLKFMPLVRIGTGFALIWRGRVKGDEDTGEISPFQALMTCLAATVGTGNIAGVATAIFLGGPGALFWMWCTALVGMATKYCEVVLAVHYREKDDRGEHVGGPMYAIKNGLGKKWLWLGGAFAIFGGLAGFGIGNMVQVNSMALALETTFSVPLWLTGLVTMVVVGLVILGGIKRIGAVAAALVPFMCVAYIIAGIVVLVVHASEIPAAFDLIFTHAFTPIAATGGFAGAAVMAAIRFGVARGIFSNEAGLGTAGIAQAAGTTKSSVRSGMIGMMGTFIDTIIICSITGLAIVCSGVWTSGESGAALSAAAFESAMPGFGGAVLTIALVVFAFTTILGWSYFGEKCWEFMMGTKAIWPFRVVWVLAVPFGAIAQLDFAWLLADTLNGLMAIPNLISLILLSPVVVKLTKEYFARKQAI from the coding sequence ATGGAATTTCTGCAAAACCTAGTCAATAGCGTCAACGGTCTCGTCTGGGGACCGCCCATGCTGGTGCTGATTCTAGGCACTGGTTTCTTCCTCATGGTCATGCTCAAGTTCATGCCTCTGGTGCGTATCGGCACCGGTTTCGCCCTGATCTGGCGCGGACGCGTCAAGGGCGATGAAGACACGGGCGAGATCAGTCCATTTCAGGCACTCATGACCTGTCTGGCGGCCACCGTCGGTACCGGTAATATTGCTGGTGTCGCCACCGCCATCTTCCTCGGTGGGCCGGGTGCGCTGTTCTGGATGTGGTGTACGGCGCTGGTGGGTATGGCGACCAAGTACTGCGAAGTGGTGCTGGCCGTGCATTACCGCGAGAAGGATGACCGCGGCGAGCATGTCGGTGGCCCGATGTATGCCATCAAGAATGGTCTGGGCAAGAAGTGGCTGTGGCTCGGCGGGGCATTCGCGATCTTTGGTGGGCTGGCTGGCTTCGGCATCGGCAACATGGTGCAGGTGAACAGCATGGCGCTTGCGCTCGAAACCACCTTCTCGGTGCCGCTGTGGCTCACCGGTCTGGTCACTATGGTGGTTGTTGGTCTGGTGATTCTCGGCGGTATCAAGCGCATTGGCGCAGTGGCCGCTGCACTGGTGCCTTTCATGTGCGTTGCCTACATCATTGCCGGTATCGTCGTGTTGGTGGTCCATGCCTCCGAGATCCCGGCGGCCTTCGATCTGATCTTCACCCACGCCTTTACACCCATCGCAGCCACTGGCGGGTTCGCCGGTGCGGCGGTCATGGCCGCTATTCGCTTCGGTGTAGCGCGCGGTATCTTTTCCAATGAGGCAGGTCTGGGAACAGCAGGTATTGCCCAAGCGGCCGGCACTACTAAAAGCTCTGTGCGCTCCGGAATGATCGGCATGATGGGTACCTTCATCGATACCATCATCATCTGTTCCATTACCGGTCTCGCGATCGTTTGTTCCGGCGTCTGGACCAGTGGCGAAAGCGGCGCGGCATTGTCTGCCGCAGCCTTTGAATCGGCCATGCCTGGATTCGGTGGCGCCGTATTGACCATCGCTCTGGTGGTCTTCGCCTTTACCACCATTCTGGGCTGGAGCTACTTCGGCGAAAAATGCTGGGAATTCATGATGGGCACCAAAGCGATCTGGCCATTCCGCGTCGTCTGGGTATTGGCAGTGCCCTTCGGCGCGATCGCACAGCTCGACTTCGCCTGGCTGCTGGCAGATACCCTTAACGGTTTGATGGCGATTCCCAACCTGATCTCGCTGATTCTGCTTAGCCCTGTCGTGGTCAAGTTGACCAAGGAATACTTCGCCCGCAAGCAGGCAATCTAA
- a CDS encoding N-acetyltransferase, translating to MPMPAEVRMLDSGYAREARSLLYNAYRHEPTYAYLFESDRPGYDQRVRATVRELVNQHFLQDQPALGLLVDDRLIAVALIAPPQRRLDVTESWVWRMRMLMTTGFRCTRRYLDYHAAVLGCLPPGAFHVLPLMAVHPQFQGQHYGEQLLEALHNWCAVDTTSQGLVLDTGNPRYLNFYERQGYEEIGQVAIGPVVEHVFFHPAPRQVEASRG from the coding sequence ATGCCGATGCCTGCTGAAGTACGAATGCTGGACAGTGGTTACGCCAGGGAGGCGCGCTCGCTTCTGTACAACGCTTACCGTCACGAACCCACCTATGCCTACCTGTTCGAATCCGATCGGCCCGGGTACGACCAGCGTGTACGCGCCACCGTGCGTGAGCTGGTCAATCAGCATTTTCTACAGGATCAGCCCGCGCTGGGGTTGCTGGTGGATGATCGGCTGATCGCCGTGGCGTTGATCGCGCCGCCGCAGCGTCGTCTGGATGTCACCGAGAGTTGGGTATGGCGCATGCGCATGCTGATGACCACGGGCTTTCGCTGCACCCGGCGATATCTCGATTACCACGCGGCAGTGCTCGGCTGCCTGCCACCGGGCGCTTTTCATGTGCTGCCATTAATGGCCGTCCATCCGCAGTTTCAAGGGCAGCACTACGGTGAACAGTTGCTCGAGGCGCTGCATAACTGGTGTGCTGTGGACACGACCTCGCAGGGATTGGTGCTCGACACGGGCAATCCACGCTACCTGAACTTCTATGAGCGGCAGGGCTATGAGGAAATTGGTCAAGTCGCGATCGGGCCTGTGGTCGAACACGTATTCTTCCATCCCGCGCCGCGCCAGGTCGAAGCCAGTCGAGGATAG
- the xthA gene encoding exodeoxyribonuclease III has product MKLVSFNINGLRARPHQLAALIEKHQPDVIGLQETKVADEQFPQAEIEALGYHVHFHGQKGHYGVALLSRQAPLEIHKGFPDDGEESQKRFIWGRFADANGQPVTVMNGYFPQGESRIHPTKFPAKTKFYADLQALLEERFTPDQSVAIMGDFNISPEDCDIGIGDVNAKRWLRTGKCSFLPEEREWLARLKSWGLQDSFRTLNPEVVDRFSWFDYRSRGFEDDPRRGLRIDLILTTAGLHQRVIDCGVDYDIRSMEKPSDHCPVWIELN; this is encoded by the coding sequence ATGAAGCTCGTCTCCTTCAATATCAACGGTTTACGCGCACGACCTCATCAACTTGCTGCGCTTATCGAAAAACACCAGCCGGACGTCATCGGTCTGCAGGAAACCAAAGTAGCGGACGAACAGTTCCCCCAGGCCGAGATCGAAGCGCTCGGCTATCACGTACATTTCCATGGTCAGAAAGGCCATTACGGTGTCGCCCTGCTATCGCGGCAGGCGCCGCTGGAAATCCACAAAGGCTTTCCCGACGATGGCGAGGAATCGCAGAAGCGCTTCATCTGGGGTCGCTTCGCCGATGCCAACGGCCAGCCGGTGACCGTCATGAATGGCTATTTTCCACAGGGCGAAAGCCGTATCCATCCGACCAAGTTTCCCGCCAAAACCAAGTTCTACGCGGATCTGCAAGCCCTGCTGGAAGAGCGCTTCACGCCCGATCAATCGGTGGCGATCATGGGCGACTTCAACATCTCGCCTGAGGATTGCGACATTGGCATCGGCGACGTGAACGCCAAGCGCTGGCTGCGTACGGGCAAGTGCAGCTTTCTGCCGGAAGAACGCGAATGGCTGGCGCGGCTGAAGAGCTGGGGTTTGCAGGACAGCTTCCGTACGCTCAACCCGGAAGTCGTCGATCGCTTCAGCTGGTTCGACTACCGCAGCCGTGGTTTCGAAGATGACCCACGTCGAGGGCTGCGCATCGACCTGATCCTGACAACCGCCGGCCTGCATCAGCGCGTCATCGACTGTGGTGTCGACTACGACATCCGCAGCATGGAGAAGCCTTCCGACCACTGCCCGGTCTGGATCGAGCTGAACTGA
- the tpx gene encoding thiol peroxidase, translated as MTEVTLKGAPIQVAGTFPQGGQKARPFSLVGGDLSDITLESFAGKRKVLNIFPSIDTPTCATSVRKFNAQANELANTVVLCISADLPFAQKRFCGAEGLENVVNLSTMRGREFLEDYGVLIASGPLAGVSARAVVILDEQDQVLYSELVPEIGSEPNYDAAIAALK; from the coding sequence ATGACTGAAGTAACCCTGAAAGGCGCCCCGATCCAGGTCGCTGGCACATTCCCACAGGGCGGCCAGAAAGCGAGGCCATTTAGCCTGGTAGGCGGTGATCTGTCAGATATCACGCTGGAGAGCTTTGCCGGTAAGCGCAAGGTTTTGAACATTTTCCCGAGTATCGATACGCCGACTTGCGCTACATCGGTACGCAAGTTCAATGCTCAGGCCAACGAACTGGCCAACACCGTGGTGCTATGCATCTCCGCGGATTTGCCATTCGCGCAGAAGCGTTTCTGCGGTGCTGAAGGTTTGGAAAATGTAGTGAATCTGTCGACCATGCGTGGCCGCGAGTTCCTCGAAGACTACGGCGTGTTGATCGCCAGCGGCCCGCTCGCCGGGGTATCCGCACGCGCGGTCGTGATCCTGGACGAGCAGGACCAGGTGCTCTACAGCGAATTAGTGCCGGAGATCGG
- a CDS encoding translocation/assembly module TamB domain-containing protein: MLGLVTLLLLILLAAGAVLGTHMGSRWVLNKVPGVEVEQFHGRLGGEWQAERLTWQQGANRAVVDAPRMAWSPMCLLRMTLCIEELVVGDIDLQFPPTAEDDAPSEPFSLPDVKLPLELRIERIEIGELRLNDVEQLRSLQLRADWRKEGLDINALQVRRDDLSLDLTGRLQPNGEWPLELSGTAAIRSPDAQPWALMLAVNGELRDQLHLNVESQGYLDARLSGQLSPLTSELPAQLRMVVERFKATPELPDALRLDTLELSAEGDLDQGYRLVGDGRLQGEGGAVGITLNALVDAKHAEVEALQLDAGEGQRISLNGQADWQEGLTGEAELAWRDFPWRRLYPDVDEPPVALRTLDAQIQYDDGNYLGNFDAALTGPSGEFTLRSPVSGDLETVHLPQLELQAGLGRAAGNLSVGFADGIDWNTRLDMSELDPSFWVAELPGQLAGTLSSRGTMRDEQLQAEARLDLAGTLRQQPLKLQLEASGQGAAWNVPLVDLHLGDNRIQGSGRWAETLQANLELDLTRLAQLWPDLQGQLTGDLKLAGTPQAPGGTLTLEGSQVAFQQNRIEHLELAASLEQGERGELRLVADGLRAGDTELGRLQVTGDGSQQAHQADLSLQGPLLDLSLALDGGLRGEDWRGRLLRAELDAQGQQWALQRPASLERLANGRITFGAHCFGSGPATLCAENQRLLPDPQLRYRLRDFPLESLAEHMPDNLNWQGEVNADLSLDLPAAGPSGTIRIDAGPGTLRMRDGDRWLDFPYATLALNSELTPKRVDSHLRFEGGELGELDVRLQVDPSTEAKAISGSFFLSDFDLSVARPFVAQLERLNGQLNGRGELSGSLQAPQVNGELRLSDAEIAGSELPVSFEQLQVRALIEGERVRVDGDWRSGEQGRGEIAGTLNWTDALDLDMRISGSRLPVIVEPYAELEVEPDLRLELADDQLAVSGKVRVPRGDIQVRDLPPSTVRVSEDAVIVGTEAEDAQTPLAIRMDIDVEVGQDRLRFSGFGLTADLAGYLHIGDNLDARGELNLNNGRYRAYGQRLTIRRAQLLFTGVLSQPFLNIEAIRRIDSDNVIAGLRITGSAEQPRVDVFAEPAMSQEQALSYLVLGRPLGTDSGENNMLAQAALGLGLAGSASITGNVAQRLGIQDFQLDTEGSGTETSVVASGRLTDRLTLRYGVGVFESANTVALRYQLTKRIFLEAASGLASSLDVFYRRNF; this comes from the coding sequence ATGCTCGGCCTGGTGACGTTACTGCTACTGATTCTGCTGGCCGCAGGTGCGGTACTGGGCACGCACATGGGGAGTCGTTGGGTCCTGAACAAGGTGCCTGGGGTGGAAGTGGAGCAATTCCACGGACGTCTGGGTGGCGAATGGCAGGCGGAGCGGCTGACATGGCAACAGGGCGCCAATCGTGCGGTGGTGGATGCGCCGCGAATGGCCTGGTCACCGATGTGCCTGTTGCGCATGACGCTGTGCATCGAGGAGCTGGTGGTCGGCGACATCGATCTACAGTTTCCGCCGACAGCCGAGGATGATGCACCGAGTGAGCCGTTCAGCCTGCCGGACGTCAAACTGCCGCTAGAGCTGCGAATCGAGCGCATCGAAATCGGCGAGCTTCGGCTGAATGATGTCGAACAGCTGCGAAGCCTGCAGCTGCGCGCCGATTGGCGAAAGGAAGGGCTGGACATCAACGCCCTTCAGGTACGCCGTGATGATCTTTCGCTGGATCTGACCGGCCGCTTGCAGCCGAACGGTGAGTGGCCACTGGAATTGAGCGGCACGGCTGCAATCCGTTCACCCGACGCGCAACCCTGGGCGCTGATGCTTGCGGTGAACGGCGAGCTGCGCGACCAGTTGCATTTGAATGTCGAAAGCCAGGGTTACCTCGATGCCAGGCTCAGCGGCCAGCTAAGCCCGCTGACATCGGAGCTGCCGGCGCAGCTTCGGATGGTGGTGGAGCGCTTCAAGGCGACTCCGGAACTGCCCGATGCACTGCGGTTGGACACCCTTGAGCTCAGCGCCGAGGGAGATCTGGATCAGGGCTACCGACTGGTTGGTGACGGCCGTTTGCAAGGCGAGGGCGGGGCGGTCGGCATTACATTGAACGCGCTGGTCGACGCCAAACATGCGGAGGTCGAAGCGCTGCAGCTGGATGCCGGCGAAGGGCAACGGATCAGCTTGAACGGGCAGGCCGATTGGCAGGAGGGTCTGACGGGTGAGGCCGAGCTGGCGTGGCGCGATTTTCCTTGGCGCAGGCTTTACCCCGACGTGGATGAGCCGCCGGTGGCGTTGCGCACGCTCGATGCGCAAATCCAGTACGACGACGGCAATTACCTGGGTAATTTTGATGCCGCGCTGACTGGGCCATCCGGCGAATTCACGCTGCGAAGCCCTGTCAGCGGCGACCTCGAAACCGTGCATCTACCGCAGCTGGAATTGCAGGCCGGGCTGGGCAGAGCTGCCGGCAATCTCAGCGTGGGCTTCGCGGATGGCATCGACTGGAACACTCGCCTGGACATGAGCGAACTCGATCCGTCCTTCTGGGTCGCCGAGTTGCCGGGCCAGCTGGCCGGCACGTTGAGCAGCCGTGGCACTATGCGCGATGAGCAACTGCAGGCCGAAGCGCGCCTGGATCTCGCTGGAACGTTGCGTCAGCAACCATTGAAACTACAGCTGGAGGCGAGTGGGCAGGGCGCCGCCTGGAATGTTCCGCTCGTCGACCTGCATCTCGGGGACAACCGAATCCAGGGCAGCGGACGCTGGGCCGAAACGCTGCAGGCGAATCTTGAGCTCGACCTGACGCGACTGGCGCAGCTCTGGCCTGATCTGCAGGGCCAGTTGACCGGCGACCTCAAGCTGGCCGGTACACCGCAAGCGCCCGGAGGCACGCTGACCCTCGAAGGCAGTCAGGTCGCATTCCAGCAAAACCGCATCGAGCATCTGGAGCTGGCCGCCAGCCTCGAACAGGGCGAGCGTGGAGAGCTGCGGCTGGTTGCCGATGGGCTGCGGGCAGGTGATACCGAGCTCGGCCGGCTACAGGTGACGGGCGACGGCTCCCAACAGGCTCATCAGGCCGATCTGAGTCTGCAAGGGCCGCTGCTGGATCTGTCTCTGGCATTGGATGGCGGTCTACGCGGCGAGGATTGGCGAGGGCGCTTGCTGCGGGCCGAACTGGATGCTCAAGGCCAGCAATGGGCCCTTCAGCGGCCAGCATCGCTGGAGCGACTGGCCAACGGTCGGATCACATTTGGTGCTCATTGCTTCGGTTCAGGCCCCGCCACGCTGTGTGCTGAAAATCAGCGGCTTCTGCCTGATCCGCAACTGCGCTACCGGCTACGCGACTTTCCGCTCGAATCGCTTGCCGAGCACATGCCGGACAACCTGAACTGGCAGGGCGAGGTCAACGCCGACCTGTCGCTCGACCTGCCCGCGGCCGGTCCTAGCGGCACCATTCGCATCGATGCCGGCCCAGGCACGTTGCGCATGCGTGACGGCGACCGATGGCTGGATTTCCCTTACGCAACCTTGGCTTTGAACAGCGAACTGACGCCCAAACGTGTCGATAGCCACTTGCGCTTCGAGGGCGGCGAACTCGGCGAGCTCGATGTGCGCCTGCAAGTCGACCCGAGTACCGAGGCGAAGGCCATCTCTGGGTCCTTCTTTCTGAGCGATTTCGATCTGTCCGTGGCCAGGCCCTTCGTCGCCCAGCTCGAGCGGTTGAATGGGCAACTGAACGGGCGTGGCGAGTTATCCGGCAGCTTGCAGGCGCCGCAGGTTAACGGCGAGCTGCGATTGAGCGACGCCGAGATTGCCGGCAGTGAGTTGCCAGTCAGTTTCGAGCAGCTGCAGGTTCGCGCGCTCATCGAGGGCGAGCGCGTGCGAGTCGACGGTGACTGGCGCAGCGGCGAGCAAGGACGAGGGGAAATCGCCGGAACCTTGAATTGGACCGATGCGCTGGATCTGGACATGCGCATCAGCGGCAGCCGGCTCCCGGTTATCGTCGAACCCTATGCCGAGCTGGAAGTCGAGCCGGATCTACGGCTGGAGCTAGCCGATGACCAGTTGGCGGTAAGTGGAAAGGTCCGGGTGCCACGTGGCGATATCCAGGTTCGTGACCTGCCTCCTTCGACAGTCAGGGTGTCCGAGGACGCGGTAATCGTCGGCACCGAAGCCGAGGACGCGCAGACGCCGTTGGCTATTCGCATGGATATCGATGTCGAGGTGGGCCAGGACCGACTGCGTTTCTCTGGCTTTGGCCTCACCGCGGATCTGGCGGGTTACCTGCACATTGGCGACAACCTCGACGCGCGTGGCGAGCTCAATCTCAACAACGGGCGTTATCGAGCCTATGGCCAGCGCCTGACCATCCGCCGCGCGCAGCTGCTGTTCACCGGCGTGCTGTCCCAGCCATTCCTGAATATCGAGGCGATACGGCGGATCGACTCGGACAACGTCATCGCCGGTCTACGCATCACCGGCAGCGCCGAGCAGCCACGGGTCGATGTGTTCGCCGAACCGGCGATGAGTCAGGAACAGGCGTTGTCCTATTTGGTGCTGGGACGGCCGCTGGGAACTGATTCCGGTGAGAACAACATGCTGGCGCAGGCTGCTCTTGGACTTGGCCTGGCTGGCAGTGCATCGATTACTGGCAATGTTGCGCAGCGTCTGGGTATTCAGGATTTCCAGCTCGACACCGAAGGAAGCGGCACGGAGACCAGCGTGGTCGCCAGCGGGCGCCTGACCGATCGCCTGACGCTTCGCTACGGCGTGGGCGTATTCGAGTCGGCCAACACCGTTGCCCTGCGCTATCAGCTGACCAAACGCATTTTTCTCGAAGCCGCAAGCGGGTTGGCCAGCTCCCTTGACGTTTTCTACCGACGTAATTTCTAA
- a CDS encoding autotransporter assembly complex family protein — MSTGVHSAELDIRIEPSNRALRENVENYIGDLGDRDERELLRYSRIAQEQAEKALQALGHYNGEIESEVSGGENPQLILRIEPGEPVRLRDITLRVDGPASELRTFRVPRNTLRSGEVLNHGLYEEVKQQILNQASRYGFFEGRFTSQRLTIDPSINAADIELVFESGPRYVLGNVSFGGDSPFDPDLLARMVPFEAGTPYDSELVAELNQAMQSSGYFEGVRVDANPANAQQQRIPVAVQLTTRDPRTLGLGLGFSTDVGPRMRLDFLRHWVNPQGHSYGVETELSAPRQNVGLWYDVPLDPPLTDKLRYAAGYQYEELGDNDSLSELLTVGPEWHRKLPSGWQRVWSLKWRHEQYELGDDTGVSTLLMPGVSYSYLRSDNRIDPSRGYRLEFELAAAKDGLLSDADLIHANTTVKGLITLADRHRFLGRVQVGGNWTNEYTNVPPSLRYFAGGDQSVRGYDYQSLSPTNSDGDRIGGRYQLAVSAEYQYSLTDKWRVATFIDQGNAFNSLELPSLKSSVGLGVRWVSPVGPIRVDLAHPLDSDGGVRLHFSMGPEL; from the coding sequence ATGTCCACTGGCGTCCATTCAGCGGAGCTCGATATCAGAATCGAGCCCTCCAACCGTGCCTTGCGCGAAAACGTTGAGAACTACATCGGTGACCTCGGCGACCGTGACGAGCGTGAGCTACTGCGCTACAGCCGCATCGCCCAGGAACAGGCGGAAAAGGCGCTGCAGGCCTTGGGTCATTACAACGGCGAGATCGAATCCGAAGTCAGCGGTGGCGAGAATCCGCAGCTCATTCTGCGTATCGAGCCCGGCGAGCCGGTTCGACTGCGCGATATCACCCTGCGCGTGGATGGGCCAGCCAGCGAATTGCGTACCTTCCGTGTGCCCCGTAATACGCTCAGGTCCGGCGAGGTGCTCAATCACGGCCTTTATGAAGAGGTAAAGCAGCAGATCCTCAATCAGGCCTCGCGCTATGGATTCTTCGAAGGTCGCTTCACGAGTCAGCGCTTGACCATCGACCCTTCGATCAACGCCGCGGACATCGAGCTGGTGTTCGAAAGCGGCCCGCGTTATGTGCTGGGGAATGTCAGCTTCGGAGGCGATTCACCCTTCGACCCGGATCTGCTGGCGCGGATGGTGCCGTTCGAGGCGGGCACGCCCTATGACTCGGAACTGGTGGCCGAGCTCAACCAGGCGATGCAGTCCAGTGGCTATTTCGAAGGGGTACGGGTCGACGCCAACCCGGCCAATGCCCAACAGCAGCGCATTCCTGTCGCGGTGCAGCTGACCACGCGCGATCCAAGAACCCTAGGGCTGGGGTTGGGATTTTCCACCGACGTGGGGCCGCGCATGCGTCTGGATTTCCTCCGTCACTGGGTCAACCCCCAGGGCCACAGTTACGGCGTCGAGACCGAGCTCTCGGCCCCGCGTCAGAACGTCGGGCTCTGGTACGACGTGCCGCTAGACCCGCCGCTGACCGACAAGCTGCGCTATGCGGCCGGTTACCAATACGAGGAGCTGGGTGACAACGATAGCCTCAGCGAACTGCTGACAGTCGGCCCCGAGTGGCATCGGAAGCTGCCCAGTGGCTGGCAGCGGGTCTGGTCGCTCAAATGGCGCCATGAACAATATGAGCTGGGCGATGATACGGGCGTCAGCACGCTGTTGATGCCCGGCGTCTCCTATAGCTATCTGCGCAGCGACAACCGTATCGACCCAAGCCGTGGCTACCGCCTGGAGTTCGAGCTGGCCGCAGCGAAGGACGGTCTGCTGTCCGACGCGGATCTGATCCATGCAAACACCACTGTGAAAGGCTTGATCACGCTCGCGGACCGTCATCGCTTCCTTGGTCGGGTGCAGGTCGGCGGCAACTGGACCAACGAATACACCAACGTGCCGCCATCACTGCGCTATTTCGCTGGTGGCGATCAAAGCGTGCGCGGTTACGACTATCAGAGCCTGTCGCCGACCAACTCGGACGGCGACCGCATCGGCGGCCGTTACCAGCTGGCAGTCAGCGCTGAGTATCAATATTCGCTCACCGACAAGTGGCGCGTGGCGACCTTCATCGATCAGGGAAATGCGTTCAACTCGCTGGAGCTTCCGTCGCTGAAAAGCAGCGTGGGTCTGGGCGTTCGTTGGGTTTCGCCGGTCGGGCCGATTCGTGTCGATCTGGCCCATCCGTTGGACAGTGACGGCGGCGTGCGGCTGCATTTCTCCATGGGGCCGGAGCTTTGA